Genomic DNA from Theobroma cacao cultivar B97-61/B2 chromosome 3, Criollo_cocoa_genome_V2, whole genome shotgun sequence:
AAAAGTTGAGGGTAGATTTTGTAATTCATGTAAAATTCAGATAATACGTACAAAAGAAGAGAATTAACACAGGGAATCAAATTTCTATTCTGAAAATTCAAGGTTGATTAAATATTACTTAATGCACCAGACCCCAATCAAACCCACTTGCTTATTTGCTTAAGGCACcatatatatcttaaaataaaagtaaaaaaataaaaagaaatccaaaaatagttttgaattatataaaaaaagggagaaaaaacaaaaagcaatCAAATTGTCAGGCCATGGAAGCAGCTTTATCTATGGTTTTTCCCTTTGCTTTATCTGACCTATCTTCCAAACACTCTTTCATAGTAATGATTCCATAGCTTAGCTCCCCCTCTCCTTCCCCCCCTTCCCCTCCTATCTTTTTCTCAAAGGcttgaaaacaaaagaaaactttgGAAAGTCCCTTCCCTCCCCCCCTTTCATGCTTTTGCTTCTTCAACTTTCTCTGTGTATGTAAAAACCCTGCAGACATAGCAGAGGGTGGTGCAGAAAGTCTTGTGTCTCAGATCCCGATAATACTGCATCTCTCCTCACACCATTAACGAGAAACAAACTGTATTCgtgtttctctctctttccccTCATTGAAAACACTCCAGCGTATAATAATATAACCTCACCTTAGTTCACTCTCAGGCACAAGGGTCTTTCTTTGTGGTCCTTTACtgcttcttcatttctttatacACAGTATATCGaaacctttctttttttctttacaaaataGTGAGataccctttcttttttcccttcaCACCTTATTACACTTTCCCTTTAGCGCTTTATCTATAtacaacacacacacacttGCTCTACTCTTTAGTGGTTTCGAGAAATGCAAGAACCCGGGTTAGGCATGATGAGTAGTGGTGGGAGTGGTGCAATTGGAGGCTTAAGCAGCGGTGAAGTGTCTGTTTCCGGTGACCAGAATCGTCAGCTCAGGGCTGAGATAGCTACTCATCCGCTTTATGAGCAGCTTTTAGCAGCTCATATTTCTTGTCTCCGGGTTGCTACACCGATTGATCAGTTGCCTCTAATCGATGCGCAGTTGGCACAGTCTCATAATCTTCTTAGGTCTTATGCTTCACAGCATCACCAACATGGCCACTCCCTTTCCCCCCATGAGAGACAGGAGCTTGATAACTTCTTGGTcagttttcaatttattttttcaaagattAATTTTCCCTTCCTAGACCCTAGTCTTTTGAAGACTTTTCTTCGTTTTGGTTTTGTGGTTTGAGATTTTCTTGTTCTGTCTGTTGTTTTTTTGGAGGGTTTAACATGGGAAagtgtttttgttgtttatggtgtttttctttttacttgtttgctGCAGGCACAATATTTGATAGTGCTGTGTACTTTCAAAGAACAGCTTCAACAACATGTCAGAGTCCATGCCGTTGAAGCTGTCATGGCTTGCCGTGAAATCGAAAATAACTTACAAGCTCTCACTGGTTTGtcccctctctttctctctctccctctcccgTTATTATTGTCaaataattcatcaaataaTCATCATTAGTTGGTtaattaatgatgaaaaatcaaagaagaaattaattaaattaaaacttgctcttttttcaactatttgatttgtttgctaggaatgaataaatactatatgtaaaatattgataaaacCATCCTTATTCTAATGACAAGTGCATATATAGAATTATAtagtaaataataatatcacCATCATTAGCTGGTTTTGGATAGAATCATACCTTTCTTTATTTGGTTGTTTGAgtaatgttttctttctttctcttcttgtttTGGTGTCTTGATTCAATCGGTTGGTAGATAGGCAGGAGGGATAAGGATTGATATTTGGGTTTCTTGCAAGCAGAAGAGTCCGTATCAAGAAGTGGGTGCTGTAGGACCTACCAATTAAAAATCCTAGCATATATATAGGTTATGGTTAGGGTGGCTAAGGGGGTAGTTAGTTGGGTGGAAGAGGGCACCCTCACCGCCCCCTACCTCCAACTTTACCACCATAGCCAACAATTTATAATAAGGTTGCATTGGGATATTTGGATTCTAAGGTTGCTTTTATTCCcatcataatttgattttcatcgatttaagtttttcttaataCAAATGCATGAATCTTGTTGAATGATTGCCCCCACACATGATTGTGTTAGGTATTGGAGGTTTAGATTCGTGGATGGAACCAATCATAAGAATTCATTatcaaatgatttaataagATAACAATTTTCACgcactttttacattttatctcttttttcttttgaattatGAAGCTAATCAAAGTCTAGCGTCTAGACATGAAGCTAGCTAGCTTATATGCTTGTGTGGTTAAAATTGACAAGAAAGAGGGAGAATAATGAAAGCAACATTATCCAGTGCGTTATGTGGCTAATTACGCTTGATTCAATGGGAATAAAATTGGGTCTTTCATTTGCTTACTATATTCTATCAGAGACGTACAAAAAGTGGACAGTTCTATATGGCTGCTTTTAGGGTTTGGGCAGCTTTAAATACATCATTAAGACGGTTTTTGGCAGCTAATAGCCATGGCTTGCATTGTTTTAGACCTTTCTGACACAATTGGCGTCTAAAGCGCTAAGCAGTTTGTTTTCCTGCGTTCTGTGCCTGCATGCTTCTGCTTGGAAGCTGTACAATTTTAATGAAACGTGATAACATCTCATCTTAGATATGATCAGCTGGTCTACGGGGAAAGGCTGTGAAACCTGAGACAGTCGTTTCTAAATTATCAGTTCTTGACGCCAGGCTACCCTAGTCTAAGCTATCACTGTCTATATCAGAATATTGGAGTCTTAGCTACTCCATACAGACAACCTAATACTGAGGAAATTTAAACACCATGCAACTCAGATATGATGTTGTGTATATTCAGcgtttaaaacaaaaaagtcCCAATAAAATAAAGTACTGTTTACCATACACTAATCTTTTAAGTATATTAATTATTGTTGTAAGTGAAGGTAAGCAGCATTCTAATAATAAAATGCAAACATTAATGTTTTGATAGTCAAATTAGGTGTATAAGATTGCAAAGAGGATTGCAAGTTTCAAATTTGAGCAAGGTGAATGAGTTGAGAGGGACGGAGGATTGAGAAAAGGGGTGGCTTGGAAAGCTAATGGtccaaaataaaagatttaaataaCTACTTTTTGCACTTGTAGATGCTTGGTGGAGATGTTTTctgggttttcttttcttgaaagAGATGCTAAATAatgttcattttctttctggAATCTGCTTTTGTTTGGTAGTCTGCGGCTGTGTCATGAATGTTTTAATTATGCatacataattaatttgaaccACCTGCCATGCCGGTCAAAGTACACAAAAATATAACATGGTTGTCCCTTCAATGTGGTTAGGCTATAATTTTCCGAACTAAGCTCCAGCTAGAAATGCATTAATCTGACTTGTTAGTTGTAACCACTTCACATACCAAGCCTAATTagatatattaaaaatgttggcattatttaaagtataacaaaattaaacaaaaaggaaaacatgaaaattgtTTGTGCTCCTTCAAATTCCAGGCCAAAAGTGAAAATTTCAGATAActatcataaaatatttttgattcCATAAATGCGATGGTTGCATAACATTTGTGGAATGTGGTTAAAAGAGCAAAGGCTCTCAGTCATGGTGGTCCTGAGTGTTTGGATCATGACATGTTGTATGAACTCAataaagtgtaaattttatcATATGTCAAGGTCATCTGCTTATAGAGAGAGGGACATCATCTTATGGGATCTATGTACCTTGTTATGCTTAGTAGGAACAGACTAATCTTTTCCTGCCTCGTTAAGAATTGTGGGACAAATTGTCCCCTCAAAATTTATGCATGCTTATCCTTAGTTTAATGCATACCAACATTTATAAGAGACTGAAAGTTAACAAGATGCAAAGTAGTTCCTTCTTTTTTAACCTTTATATAAAAGAGGTAGTGACTTTGAATTTATATCCTACAATTTAGTtataagaaataataaaaaaaaaagaatcttaTTAGCAAAATACAAATTGGCTTAGTTGCTGTCCAACTCCAAACCAAAAGACTTGCCTGAGAGAAATTTTGGGTTAGGTTAAATGTATTCATAAGGAAATATAATCAGTTTaataaagcaaaaaataattataagtagtAAATTCACTTAAGGTTTAGTTAGTGGTTATTGAATGGTGGAAAAAAACTTGTCATAACTTTAGATAAATACTCATTTATGAAAACATTAAAGTTTGTTAGAATTACCTTGAATCTTATTCTACCCATGATATATATCAAAGTGTTGGTTTTGGTttgaaatttgtattttttgtctactagttttcttttattaaaatttcattaaattttatctaaagAACTTTCACTTACGTTTTACTCTCAGAAATTTAGAGTAATATTTGTGTGTGGAATAAATGAATTCTAGAAAATAGTTTAGAATCTACTTCTATTTTCACAAAATTAAAGCATTAACAAACTGTGAAGGTATCAAATTCTGTGGCATATAAATTGTAGTACTCTAATACAGGCCCAACAAAAGTGgcttttaatttgaatttgcaTTGGGCCTCCATGATAGGATAGCTTAGCCCAACAAATACCGAGGGATCAGCTTAGTCCAACAATGATTTCAACTTCTAAGTGCAAAACATGTTTCGGAACACAACATAACCTTTGTCTGTTAACCTAGCGTTGATAGTTGAAACACAAAACCTGACACTGAATTCTCAAACtagttaataaataaatcttaatttaagcAAAAACCATTACACCCTTTGGTCTAAGAAACTATGATGATTGCTTAGTGAGTTTTTCTTGACTGtatttcctttccatttttttttttcaggaGTAAGCTTGGGTGAAGGCACAGGTGCAACAATGTCAGATGACGAGGACGAGCTGCAGATGGACTTCTCTTTGGATCAATCTGGCGCTGATGGGCATGACTTAATGGGTTTTGGTCCCCTACTTCCTACAGAATCTGAAAGGTCTTTGATGGAGAGGGTTCGTCAGGAGCTGAAGATTGAACTAAAACAGGTGATTGTTTTAAATCATTGTTGCAACAGACTTCATATTgtagattttttctattagtttcatttgaaaatattaaacaagtCTCTGCAATACAAAGTTTTCCATGAGAAGTTTTCCTCCTTTTGAGATCAAGATCCTAAGCAGAGTTACTGATTTAAGTATTTATAGGTTTGATCATCACGGCAAATAAAAGGTAACACGATTCTGTTATGTCCGTACAGGGTTTCAAATCAAGAATTGAAGATGTGAGGGAGGAAATTTTGCGAAAACGAAGGGCTGGAAAATTACCAGGTGACACAACTACGGTGCTGAAGAACTGGTGGCAGCAACACTCAAAGTGGCCATACCCAACTGTAAGCAACTAACTTCACCTTTcaatattattgaaaatttttgtatgatTGCCACCAACACGAGTTACTTAACTTATTTGGGGGTTCATTTTTGCCAATACCATGcctttattcatttcatttaaaggGAGGACAGCTCCGGGATGATACAACAACATGACTGATCACTAGAGCTGTTTCCACAGAATGCATATCCAGTCAGAATTTTCTGAGTTGCAAATTAGCCATACCACTTCAAATAATCGGTAACGATAATTTCATATGATAATTACAGGAAGATGACAAGGCCAAACTTGTGGAGGAGACAGGGCTGCAGCTAAAGCAAATCAACAACTGGTTCATCAACCAAAGGAAGCGCAACTGGCATAGCAACTCTCAATCTGTGACCTCCTTAAAGTCCAAGCGGAAAAGGTAGACAATGAAATTCCATGAGGaatggagaagaaaggaagtTTCAACATGTTGATGAATGATGATGTCGGTATAGCTATTGTGTGACCTCTTGGGGTAAATAGCTCTGGGCTAACATTTTGTGAAGGTACTGAAAGAATCTGGGAAGTTAGATGCTTTCCAAAACTAGGTACAGGTTGTAATAGATTGATTTTATATGGCTTACATGTAAGTGTGTAGATTCAAGTTTCTAACAAAGTAAACATACTTCCTGTCAGATCTCCTCTTCCTTTGAGATGTCTCTAAtttcatatattcatattgaAAGTTTACTAGTTGAGATGCGAGTCATTGCTACAATTCCAAACTAGA
This window encodes:
- the LOC18606426 gene encoding homeobox protein HD1, yielding MQEPGLGMMSSGGSGAIGGLSSGEVSVSGDQNRQLRAEIATHPLYEQLLAAHISCLRVATPIDQLPLIDAQLAQSHNLLRSYASQHHQHGHSLSPHERQELDNFLAQYLIVLCTFKEQLQQHVRVHAVEAVMACREIENNLQALTGVSLGEGTGATMSDDEDELQMDFSLDQSGADGHDLMGFGPLLPTESERSLMERVRQELKIELKQGFKSRIEDVREEILRKRRAGKLPGDTTTVLKNWWQQHSKWPYPTEDDKAKLVEETGLQLKQINNWFINQRKRNWHSNSQSVTSLKSKRKR